GTGAGTAGGGAAGGCTGCTCCCCAGAGCTGGACAAACCAAGAAAGCCAGGTCTTCCTCCTGCCGCCACGAGTCAGGTCCAGCCCTTCACCAGGGCTCCCCCAGGTGCCTTTCCCACTCTAGGCTCCTGGAAGCAGGCTGGTAGGACTGGATGTGCATAAGGGGCACCTCCGGCTGGCAGGCAGGCCTGGACTCTCAGCAAGAGAGTGGGCTCAAGCAGCTTGGTTTTGGCCCTCTCCACAGCTTGTGGGGCAAAGGCTTATGTCCCAAAGGTGAGCTGCCCAACTGGGACAGAGAGCCCCTCTGGAGAGGAACAGAGTAAACAACTTGGACTCAGCTGAAACAGTGAGATAAGGCACAGAAAATGGGGAGGTGGCCATGGGTACCGAGTGCAAGCCAGGCAGACACCCAACCCCATGCAGCACACAGCTGTCCCGAGCCCTCCTGGGCCCTCTCAGCCACTCCACAACCTAAGCTCAGGCACCCATCCTCATCCCTGACACAACCCTGAAGGTAGCAGCTTCTCACATACTGCGGGAGGGCACATCAGCCTAACCCCTCATGGGGCTTATCTGCCATTCAGTTTCAGGACTAAATAAACAGTGTTGCCCAACCCACAGGGATAAGGGATAGTCTCGGCTCGGCTACtaatttgctgtgtgactttagccaagtcacttaatctcctgggtctgtttccttatctgtagcaGGAGAGGAATGGGGGAGATGTTCACTGAACCCCATTCCAACTGCAAAAGCCTGTGGTTTCAATTCCCAATCCTGCTAGGCTGTGATCATTTTAACAGCCTGATATTTCCAACCTCTGGGTTTGGGAGCTAGGTAGCCCCAGGCTGTCACAAGAGATGAATTTCCTTTACGGACAGGACACCTCCTAACAGGCCATGGTCTATGGGCCTGCCAGCCCCAAGGACCAAGAAAAAGCAGCAGCTATAGGATCATTTCCCAAGGCAGAATTCTGAGAGCACAGGGCCCAGGGCCCTGGCCCCATCACCAGCAGTTGGTCCAATTCAATCATttttcttgttgcccagctgtGGGCCCAGTGAGGCCTGGTGAGCAATGAGTATCTCAGGCCACACCAACCATTCCCATGTCCACCAATATGGAGCAGGAGCTTGCACAGCCCAGATTCAGGCAGGGACTGAAAGTTCAACTTCTGGCCTTGCCATGGCTGCCCCTACTCTGCATGGGCGGCTTCTGCACTCCCCTCACACTGTGAAGCACGTATGATAATTCCAGCCCGTCCTGGTGCTCCTCTGTGTAggcttcctccctttcctcctccaggGCAGCCAGTCCTCTCCACAGATGGGCCACCCCAAGTCCTGGCAACCATCTCagcctttccttttcttattccCCAATGGTAGCGGGACCATTTTTACTCCGCCAGCTGTGAGGATCTATCTGAAACAGCTGGTGGGACATCTGTAAAGTTGATGGAGTCCCATCCTCTGGCCAGCAAATACTCCCAACAGTCTTTCCTAAGACTGGCTAGGGTCCAGCTGCAGGGAGCTGTCTGGTACAGTGGCAGTGAAGTCTGGCCTAGGGGATCAAGGATTCCAAACACTCCCTGGAGTAGCAGCCCAAGAACCTGCCTCCACAAGGTACTGGTTTCTCAACAGAAAGCATCCATTCTCTCAGAGCTGTGCAGAGAGGGTGAAGATCCAGGCAGGAAGAAAGCAGCCCCTGTACTCAGGGGCCTCTGTCCTGGGAATGGAGTCTTCTTTCCGGCAGCCTGACACACAGAAGCTCTCAGGACGAAGGCAGGTAGTTTCCAGGCAATCAATTTAGAGTAAATGTATTATTTGGCCATCTTAACAACAAGGGAAGGTAGGGTAttgaaaagggaggaaaggggagcAAGGCAAGCAGTGGGAGGTGGGGTAGAGTGGTAGATAGTGTGCTGGCCAAGGACCCTCTACCtctgctgtgtggccctgggtcAAGTTATCACTTCTCTGGACCCTTGGCCCTGTAGTTCTCTGCTCTGTCCAGCTCTCAGGGGCCTAGGGACCCACAGTTCTTGGGGTGCTATAAACCAACATAACCATGCCCACTAAGTGGCCCACCAAACCCTATTTGGGTTTCCTAGGCTGCAGCTCGGCCTGTGACTCAAAAAAGGGGGAGCAAAAAATAAATCACTTGGCTGAGGTGACAaagatgattctttttttttttttttttttttttttttgagacggagtctcgctctgtcgcccaggctggagtgcagtggcgggatctcagctcactgcaagctccgcctcccgggttcacgccattctccggcctcagcctcccgagtagctgggactacaggcgcccgccacctcgcccagctagttttttgtatttcttaatagagacggggtttcaccgtgttagccaggatggtttcgatctcctgacctcgtgatccgcccgtctcggcctcccaaagtgctgggattacaggcttgagccaccgcgcccggcctaagatgATTCTTTTTTAATAAGTTGGACTCAAAGAAAACATGGTGCCTGGACAGCCTCACCCAAGAGGTGCTGGACCACTAATGCTACGATAAatactgtctttttttaaatatatatatatttatatatatatatatataaaaatctcatttgttttttatttatgaaaataataagcTATCACCAACTTGGATAGGCTTCATCACTAAATTAGCAGAAACCAGCTCAGCACAAACTCTTCAGAGATAAATACTGGTGGCTCagtcaggagaaaaaaaatttaaaaaccccaACCCCTCCTCAAAACAAACCCCCCCCTTTCAAAATAGAAGGCGCTACATGAGAGTAACCAGCCAATACTGTGTCACAGGCCGCTGCACgtgaaggggagagagagagactgaggggGTGGTGggcagagaaaggaaggaaggaaggaaagggagaggagaaaaggcCAGGCAGGAGGAGTGGACTCTGTCCATGGCTTCCCAGTCCCTGCACCAGGTGCCTATGGAGGGCAGGGCAGCTCCAGCCCTGGGGCCAGCGGAGGGCCAGCCGGAGCCAGCCAGCATGGTCAGCTAGTGCAAGTAGTCGTCGACTCTGGCAAAGGAGCAAGAACCCAGGCCTGCTCGGGCCATGAGCCGGAGACACTCAGATGCCTGGCCCAGGGCGAGCATCAGAGGGGGCTGCTTTGGCAGGTTCTGGGACTCTGTGGAGGAAAGAAAAGGCCTGGTCACTGCCCTGCCCAGGGTTTGGGCCCAGGTCAAAGTTCCCTTGGGAGTGGAAAGAGGGGGCAGTAGACAGATTCTCTTGGAACAGAGTGTTCAGTACCTCTGTGTAAGTGTGTCCCAGCCACCAGGCCATGGCCCTGAGGTCATGCCAGGAACCTGAGGTCCTTAGCCCAGTGTAGAGCACTGGGCTGGCCTGGGCCCACCGCCATGGCCTAGGACCCATCATGAACTCAGCTGGGCAGATGGAGGTCAGGGTTTAGGTTCAACCATGGGAGCCCAGGAGTCCTGAGTCACCAGAGAGGGCCTATGCAGAGCCTGCTGCCCCAGTGTGGACAAACAGCTCTTACTGGGGCCAATTGGGGTTAGGAGTGGGAACCACCCAGGTAGCCATGGGCCAGCTTCTGTTTTTGTTAGATCCACTcacctaggccaggcatggtggctcacacctgtaatcccagcactttggtgggctgaagcaggcagatcacctgaggccagaagttcaagaccaacctggccaacatggcaaaaccccatctctacaaaaaatacaactagccaggcatggtggcatgcaccttagtcccagcgactcaggaggctgaggcacgaaaatcgcttaaacccgggaggcggaggtggagattgcggtgagccaagattgtgccactgcactccagcttgggctacagagcagattctgtctctaataataataataaatagattcACTCACCTAAAATGGCGCTGTTGAGGGCAGCACACACAGGTTCCCTCTGGATGGGGTCAAGCTGCTGGCCTACTGGGCAGCTCCAGGGGTCTGAGTATGCCAGCAGGCTAAAGGCATCCTATAGAACAGGGCATTCTTGAGAGGACTGTGGCACACACCATAGCCCGCCCTGCTACCCATGGCTCCAGAGGGAGACAGGGCCCTGCAtgatgcccagcctggaatgtggGGTGTAGGGTCGAGCAGGGCTATACTCTCCCCAGAGCCTGGACACGCATGTCCAGTGGGCCCAGATGCCCCACTTCCCTCTGCAGACCTGGCTGGAGCCCACTCTTTCCTGCTGCCCCCTGGACTCTCCCAGAGCCACCCTGCCCCCAACACCAAATGGGGCCTGCTCTGCATGAGGTCTGGCTCATCCTGTACCTGCAACATCTCTGTGTGGGCCAAATTATTGCCGTACTCCCGGCCCAACTGCTCACTCAATGCCTGCAACTCACGGCCAAACAGAATGATCCTTTCTGTGGCAGCCTGGTTGCCCCCGCAGAGCTGCCGCCGAGGATGCCCGTCATCTGCATCCAGAACGCAGTGGAGAATACATTAGGAGAGGTGAGGAGGGAAGGGCAggactggggtggggcaggaaggACTGGGAGGAACAGGTAAGGCAGCTACAGTTGAGGCATTCTTCTCTTCGTCCACCTGGCACACAGTCTAGGGTTCAGGGAGGACTTGGAAGCTGTCCCTCTTCCCAGCCCGCACAGACGCAGGGTGCTCATTAGGGTGGCCACGCTCTCGAACACACTCTAGCCTCAAACACAGGTGGTCTTGGCACAGGCCAGGGCCTTCGTACATTTGGAGCCACCTCAAGGACCCATCCACAATTGGCTAAGGAGGCAGTGGACAAGGTCTGGCTGGAGCTTCTCAAGATGCCAAAGCCTGCCTAGCCCAGCTCCTCCCAGGGGAAGAGGGCACCCAGACTGCACACTGCCCTCAAAGAATAGCACACCAGGCCGTGGCTCTCACCCATGCTGGACTCATCCGTCTGCAGGTCCTCATGCTTGTAGGCACCGTTAACAATGCGCGTGGATATGCTTCCTAGCACACCGTTGGGGTAGtgctctgcctccatctccatctcacTGTCGCTGTGGGGAAGGGTTGAGGTGGGAATTGGCCCAGGGGGTGTGGTTGGAGCTGCCTGGTTGGGCCTCCTTTCAGGCTATAGCCATGGGTTGCTGTGGGTAAACCGAGGACCCCCCAGGAACATGAAAGGACAGCTCAGGCTTCCAAGTCTTCAGCACTTGACCCCTACTGTGACACCAGCTATCCTCAGAGGCCTGTCACCTGATTCCCACCCTTGTCCCAGTGCTGCCTCTGTGATTTTCCCGTCCCTGGCCCTCCTCTGAGTTCACACACCTCTTCTACATATTCCCCAACCTACTGACTGGGCCCCATGGCCCCCATGGGCATCTCTGTGGCCTTGGTTGGGAGCCAAACCCAGGTCAGCCTTGAGGTGTATCTGGGGATGCTGAGAGCCACCTAGAGCTCTAGCCTGCAGCTTAGCTTCCCCTGCCTGCCCAACCTGGCTGTCTATAAAGCCAGAGCCAGGGAAAGCTCCCTCATGATGGACCCTGAGAGTTCTCACAGGCCCGGCCTCTTTGGAGGAGACCACATCCTCAGCCTGGTATCACTGGAGCCTCTGGAGAAAGCCAAGGCCAAGGAAAGTGCAGCTAAATCGTGGGGAGGACTAGAAGCCAGAGCTGACATCTGGCCCAGTGGGCCAAAAGCTAGGACTCCAGGCACAGACCTGAGATGGAGGCTGGGGGTGAAGGGAAGGGCACTCAAAGGATAGACTGCAATGGGCCCAGCTGGCATggggcagaaggcagaggaggaagcagaGCAAGGCAGGCACCTGGTCTCCTGGTTACTGGTACTGCTGTGGGGCTGGGACTTGGTGGAGTCTGTTGAGTTGGACTCGGAGTAATTGATGGAGGATGGGGaagaggaggacgaggaggaggaggacgaggatgAGGAGCTGGGTGCAGGGTATTTACTGTGGTTCTGTTTGCTCTTGGTGGACACGACGCCATTGCTACAGCTGGGACTGTCTGCTCCTAGAAGCCAGGGGGACAGTCAGAAGAGGAGGGGCAGCTTGCCCTCAAGTGGAGCCCCAAGAATAACCACAGTGGTCCCATTTCCCTTCTCCCAAATCCAGCAGCGAGCCCGGAGCCCAGCCCAGGAAAGGGTATGTGGGGTGGCCTCTCTCCTCCACACCAGTTCTTCCCAGAGCCCTCTGGAGAGTGGCTGACCTGTGTTGTGCATGTGGGAACTACTGGGGCCATGtcgggggctgaggctgggggagcCAGGGTAGCTGTCCTGGGACTTGGGGCTTCGGGAGCTCAAGCTGCGGACCTCACTGTCCGTCCCATTCACCATCTCCACAAACTGCCGGCACCTGCGGAGGGAGCGGAGCAATAATGCTCTGGTTGTGGTCCAGGCTGACGTTCCCATCACCAGCTGAGAGGGGCTGGACTCTGGGGGAGCTGGGGTCATGCCCAAGACTTACTTGAGCATGAAGAGGAGGTTGGGGTTGTGCTCCAGCAGCCCTGGGTAGAAGCGCTGGGTGGTCTCGATGGCCTCGCCCACACGGCCCTCCAGCACCAGCTTCTGGATCTCTGCAGGGTGCAAGAACACAGCAGTGAGCAAGGGCTACAGACCTCTCCCACAGCCACATGCCTGGGATGCTGCCAGCCTCAGGGCAGGGGCTGGCCATGATCAGATGGGCTGGCTCAGAGTGCCTCGCCAGCTTGAAATGCTCAcaggagaggaggctggagaaAGAACCTGACTGCCCAGCCCAACAGATCCTGGTTTCTGCCAAGCGTCAGAGTCCTCAAGAATACGGGGAAGATGGAGGGGAAACTCAGTCCAAAGGCAGGAGGGTAAATGTGGAGGCCTGTTCCTGCAAGGCACATGGTGCCAGGAACCTGGGGGCAGGGTAGGGCCCCAGCTGGGGCAGCATGATCTGGGGATGGGCACCCAGGCAGCTTGGTGGCCTGAGGGGCTCCTCTTCAGATACACTCCTCTCTTTCCAGGCCTCACAGGGTAATGGCAAGGAAATCACACTGGTTTCTGATCAGGGTTGTGCCTGGTGGTCTTCAAGGGCTGCAGCATGCCCCCTGCTGGGAGAGGAGGCCATCCTCCTCATGCTGGCACCTCTGACGTTGACACCTCTCAGGCCATCAGCATCTTGCTGCTGCCTTTTTGCTCTTGCCATGGGGCCTCGTGCATCTCGCTGGGAGCAACTTCAGGGTCTGAGGCTGTCATTCATAGATCCCAAGTCTGGGATCCCTTTCTGTCTGGCTGAACACAGCTTCTCTGGGAGACAGAAACATGCATATACAGAAGAGACAGCAGGCTCGGAAAGGGGCAGGCAGGcactcacacacacgcatatCCACACCCACTCGCCCTcactctccttttctccttctagCTCCTCCCTGGGCTCTTTTTCCACTTTTCCAACACCGCTCCTTCCATGAAAGAGCCTCCAGATGCACAGCATCCAGGCCAGCATCAACACTGGGAGAGCTCTGGCGAAGCGAGGACTCTAGGTGGTCAGCAAAGGGCAGGACCAGAGGTGGGGAGCGGAGAGCAGTGCCCCCATAGCAGTCATTGA
This genomic window from Macaca mulatta isolate MMU2019108-1 chromosome 20, T2T-MMU8v2.0, whole genome shotgun sequence contains:
- the RANBP10 gene encoding ran-binding protein 10 isoform X1 is translated as MGWDKHSYGYHGDDGHSFCSSGTGQPYGPTFTTGDVIGCCVNLINGTCFYTKNGHSLGIAFTDLPANLYPTVGLQTPGEIVDANFGQQPFLFDIEDYMREWRAKVQGTVHCFPISARLGEWQAVLQNMVSSYLVHHGYCATATAFARMTETPIQEEQASIKNRQKIQKLVLEGRVGEAIETTQRFYPGLLEHNPNLLFMLKCRQFVEMVNGTDSEVRSLSSRSPKSQDSYPGSPSLSPRHGPSSSHMHNTGADSPSCSNGVVSTKSKQNHSKYPAPSSSSSSSSSSSSSSPSSINYSESNSTDSTKSQPHSSTSNQETSDSEMEMEAEHYPNGVLGSISTRIVNGAYKHEDLQTDESSMDDGHPRRQLCGGNQAATERIILFGRELQALSEQLGREYGNNLAHTEMLQDAFSLLAYSDPWSCPVGQQLDPIQREPVCAALNSAILESQNLPKQPPLMLALGQASECLRLMARAGLGSCSFARVDDYLH
- the RANBP10 gene encoding ran-binding protein 10 isoform X2, which codes for MREWRAKVQGTVHCFPISARLGEWQAVLQNMVSSYLVHHGYCATATAFARMTETPIQEEQASIKNRQKIQKLVLEGRVGEAIETTQRFYPGLLEHNPNLLFMLKCRQFVEMVNGTDSEVRSLSSRSPKSQDSYPGSPSLSPRHGPSSSHMHNTGADSPSCSNGVVSTKSKQNHSKYPAPSSSSSSSSSSSSSSPSSINYSESNSTDSTKSQPHSSTSNQETSDSEMEMEAEHYPNGVLGSISTRIVNGAYKHEDLQTDESSMDDGHPRRQLCGGNQAATERIILFGRELQALSEQLGREYGNNLAHTEMLQDAFSLLAYSDPWSCPVGQQLDPIQREPVCAALNSAILESQNLPKQPPLMLALGQASECLRLMARAGLGSCSFARVDDYLH
- the RANBP10 gene encoding ran-binding protein 10 (The RefSeq protein has 1 substitution compared to this genomic sequence); translation: MAAATADPGAGNPQAGDSSGGGAGGGLPSPGEQELSRRLQRLYPAVNQQETPLPRSWSPKDKYNYIGLSQGNLRVHYKGHGKNHKDAASVRATHPIPAACGIYYFEVKIVSKGRDGYMGIGLSAQGVNMNRLPGWDKHSYGYHGDDGHSFCSSGTGQPYGPTFTTGDVIGCCVNLINGTCFYTKNGHSLGIAFTDLPANLYPTVGLQTPGEIVDANFGQQPFLFDIEDYMREWRAKVQGTVHCFPISARLGEWQAVLQNMVSSYLVHHGYCATATAFARMTETPIQEEQASIKNRQKIQKLVLEGRVGEAIETTQRFYPGLLEHNPNLLFMLKCRQFVEMVNGTDSEVRSLSSRSPKSQDSYPGSPSLSPRHGPSSSHMHNTGADSPSCSNGVVSTKSKQNHSKYPAPSSSSSSSSSSSSSSPSSINYSESNSTDSTKSQPHSSTSNQETSDSEMEMEAEHYPNGVLGSMSTRIVNGAYKHEDLQTDESSMDDGHPRRQLCGGNQAATERIILFGRELQALSEQLGREYGNNLAHTEMLQDAFSLLAYSDPWSCPVGQQLDPIQREPVCAALNSAILESQNLPKQPPLMLALGQASECLRLMARAGLGSCSFARVDDYLH